In Melioribacteraceae bacterium 4301-Me, a genomic segment contains:
- a CDS encoding hemerythrin domain-containing protein: protein MNIKIPVSLKLEHEELHNQLAAATKIGGKIAEAAKLVAQTLHPHFVAEEEFAIPPLGILPQLIEGKITEEMRDVIKMTDKLKSELPKMLEEHKAIVSALDNLLNVAKEENKLEYVKFAEKLKLHAKTEEEVTYPTALLIGEYLKLKFNKN from the coding sequence ATGAATATCAAAATTCCAGTATCATTAAAACTTGAGCACGAAGAACTTCATAATCAGCTTGCTGCTGCTACAAAAATTGGCGGCAAAATTGCTGAAGCGGCAAAGCTTGTTGCACAAACTCTTCATCCACATTTTGTAGCGGAAGAAGAATTTGCTATCCCACCCTTAGGTATTTTACCTCAACTAATTGAGGGTAAAATAACTGAGGAGATGAGAGATGTAATAAAAATGACCGACAAACTTAAATCTGAGCTTCCCAAAATGTTGGAAGAGCATAAGGCTATTGTCTCGGCACTCGATAATCTTTTAAATGTAGCAAAAGAAGAAAATAAACTTGAATATGTTAAGTTTGCTGAGAAACTTAAACTTCATGCGAAGACTGAAGAGGAAGTTACTTATCCAACTGCTTTGTTAATTGGCGAGTATTTAAAACTTAAGTTCAATAAAAATTAA
- a CDS encoding DUF6448 family protein, with amino-acid sequence MLHKLRFLLILVLVSTIFIFTNTTYAHCDSMEGPVVKAAKKALETNNVNYVLIWVKQEYENEIKTLFEKVKNVRKLNSEAKELADMFFFETLVRLHRMGEGEGYTGLKPVGYKPNEGIEAADIAIDKGSVDEILNRVDKSFHQNVVKYYNDVQSKKNYDVNDVTAGREFVEAYVHFIHYVENLFGENVTNHD; translated from the coding sequence ATGTTGCACAAATTAAGATTCTTGTTGATATTAGTTTTGGTATCCACTATTTTCATTTTCACAAACACAACTTATGCCCATTGTGATTCAATGGAGGGACCTGTTGTTAAAGCAGCAAAAAAAGCTTTAGAAACTAACAATGTTAATTATGTTTTAATATGGGTAAAGCAAGAATATGAGAATGAAATCAAAACACTTTTTGAAAAAGTAAAGAATGTTAGAAAATTAAATTCCGAAGCAAAAGAACTTGCCGATATGTTTTTCTTTGAAACTTTAGTAAGACTTCACAGAATGGGGGAAGGAGAAGGTTATACTGGACTTAAACCTGTTGGCTATAAACCTAATGAAGGAATTGAAGCAGCTGATATAGCAATTGATAAAGGCTCTGTTGATGAAATACTTAATCGCGTTGACAAATCTTTTCATCAGAACGTTGTAAAATATTACAACGACGTTCAGTCGAAAAAAAATTATGACGTTAACGATGTTACCGCAGGAAGAGAGTTTGTTGAAGCCTATGTTCATTTTATTCATTATGTAGAAAACTTGTTTGGCGAAAATGTTACTAACCACGATTAA
- a CDS encoding cupin domain-containing protein gives MSKAQRESLKNRVLKAPLLSISLEKEIKKLKKELSWIKGDRNAVTLQKNSNLRVVLIAIRKGASLLEHKVEGPITLLVLSGKINFLANEESAKIKANELVVLEKTIPHDAKAIEDSIFLLTIIQPK, from the coding sequence ATGAGTAAAGCACAAAGAGAAAGTTTGAAAAACAGGGTCCTTAAAGCACCTCTGTTAAGTATATCTTTAGAAAAGGAGATAAAAAAATTAAAGAAAGAACTTTCCTGGATTAAAGGGGATCGTAACGCTGTTACTTTGCAGAAAAATTCAAACTTACGTGTGGTTTTAATAGCAATTCGAAAAGGGGCCTCCTTATTAGAGCATAAGGTTGAAGGACCAATAACATTACTTGTTTTATCAGGCAAAATTAATTTTTTAGCCAATGAAGAATCTGCTAAAATTAAAGCTAATGAGTTAGTAGTTTTAGAGAAAACAATTCCTCACGATGCTAAAGCAATAGAAGACTCAATATTTTTATTAACAATAATTCAACCCAAATAA
- a CDS encoding nitric-oxide reductase large subunit, with product MKKYWIGFSLVIVISFTVLSWVGVKIYQQKPPVPERVVTESGVLVFTKSDIQDGQNIWQAMGGMESGSVWGHGSYVAPDWTADWLHRELIAVLNSWSNEKYNVSFDQLSAEQKSALKAKLTQMYKTNTYNEATGELRIPDVRYFAIEKNIEHYTDVFTNGKKEYAIPKNTLNDTEKLRKLNAFFFWSAWAAATNRPNDNVTYTNNWPHEELIQNIPTPDTIVWTGVSIIILLFGIGAMAWYHAANKGEIEHKDYPKEDPLLGATITPSQKAVIKYFWVVSALFLLQIIVGVITAHYGVEGSGFYGIPLSEIFPYVITRTWHLQLGIFWIATAWLASGLYIAPAVSGIEPKGQKLGVNILFIALLIVVLGSMLGEWLSTKHLLPEGQWFLFGHSGYEYIDLGRFFQIALFIGLFLWLFLMWRAIKPALKKNDDQKAILTLFLIASIAIAGFYAAALMYGKHTNLAIAEYWRWWVVHLWVEGFFEVFATVVIAFLFAKLNLISIKTAGRATVLSATIFLSGGIIGTLHHLYFSGTPMIVLALGAVFSALEVVPLIFVGYEAWENIKLSKSTQWVSKYKWAIYFFVSVAFWNMVGAGLFGFMINPPIALYYMQGLNTTPVHGHAALFGVYGMLGIGLMLFSLRGIRPDLEWNDKLVKWSFWLINIGLFSMVVFSLLPVGLMQTWASVEHGYWYARSSEFLQTNTMQTLRWLRVFGDSIFALGALILVYFIFQLSIQFKKNKMEK from the coding sequence ATGAAAAAATATTGGATTGGGTTTTCACTTGTAATAGTCATTTCATTTACGGTTTTAAGTTGGGTTGGGGTAAAAATTTATCAGCAAAAACCACCTGTGCCGGAAAGAGTTGTAACCGAAAGCGGGGTTTTAGTCTTTACAAAATCCGATATTCAGGATGGGCAAAATATATGGCAGGCAATGGGAGGAATGGAATCTGGGTCAGTTTGGGGACATGGAAGTTATGTAGCTCCCGATTGGACTGCCGATTGGCTGCATCGAGAGCTAATTGCTGTTCTCAATTCATGGTCGAACGAAAAATATAATGTCAGCTTCGACCAATTATCTGCAGAACAGAAATCCGCTCTCAAAGCAAAACTTACTCAAATGTACAAAACAAATACTTACAATGAAGCAACTGGTGAGCTTCGGATTCCAGACGTTCGTTATTTTGCAATTGAGAAAAATATAGAACACTACACTGATGTTTTTACAAACGGCAAGAAAGAATATGCCATACCAAAAAATACTTTGAACGATACTGAAAAACTTAGGAAATTAAACGCTTTCTTCTTCTGGAGCGCCTGGGCTGCTGCTACAAACAGACCAAATGATAACGTTACTTATACAAATAACTGGCCTCACGAAGAATTAATTCAAAACATACCCACTCCAGATACTATTGTCTGGACCGGAGTTAGCATAATAATATTACTATTTGGAATAGGCGCTATGGCATGGTACCATGCAGCTAATAAAGGCGAAATAGAACATAAGGACTACCCGAAAGAAGACCCGTTGCTTGGCGCTACAATAACACCTTCACAAAAGGCAGTAATAAAATATTTCTGGGTTGTTTCTGCGCTTTTCCTTTTACAAATAATAGTTGGTGTTATAACAGCTCATTACGGGGTGGAAGGAAGCGGTTTCTATGGAATCCCCCTTTCAGAGATTTTCCCTTATGTTATTACAAGAACATGGCATCTGCAGCTTGGAATATTCTGGATTGCAACGGCATGGCTTGCCTCAGGGTTGTACATTGCACCGGCAGTCAGCGGTATAGAACCTAAAGGACAAAAACTCGGTGTTAACATCCTTTTTATAGCATTACTAATTGTTGTGTTGGGTTCAATGCTCGGTGAATGGCTTAGTACAAAACATTTGCTGCCGGAAGGTCAATGGTTTTTATTTGGACACAGCGGCTATGAGTACATTGACCTTGGAAGATTCTTTCAGATTGCTCTGTTTATTGGATTATTCTTATGGCTGTTTTTAATGTGGCGTGCAATTAAACCAGCTTTAAAGAAAAATGACGACCAAAAAGCAATCCTTACTTTGTTTTTAATTGCTTCAATTGCAATAGCTGGCTTTTATGCCGCAGCCTTGATGTACGGAAAACATACAAACCTTGCTATTGCAGAATACTGGCGATGGTGGGTTGTCCACCTCTGGGTTGAAGGTTTCTTTGAAGTATTCGCCACTGTTGTTATTGCCTTTTTGTTTGCAAAATTAAATTTGATATCTATAAAAACTGCAGGTCGTGCGACTGTACTTTCTGCTACAATATTTTTATCTGGAGGAATAATCGGCACACTGCATCATCTCTATTTTTCCGGAACTCCAATGATTGTGCTGGCTTTAGGCGCAGTCTTCAGCGCTCTTGAAGTAGTTCCTCTTATATTCGTTGGGTACGAAGCATGGGAGAATATTAAATTATCAAAATCTACTCAATGGGTTAGCAAGTATAAGTGGGCTATTTATTTTTTTGTATCCGTTGCATTCTGGAATATGGTGGGTGCCGGGTTGTTTGGGTTCATGATAAACCCCCCTATCGCACTTTATTATATGCAGGGTTTAAATACAACTCCAGTCCACGGGCATGCAGCGCTCTTCGGTGTTTACGGTATGCTTGGTATTGGATTGATGTTGTTTTCGCTCAGAGGTATAAGACCCGATTTAGAATGGAACGACAAATTAGTTAAATGGTCTTTCTGGCTGATTAATATTGGATTATTTTCGATGGTTGTTTTCAGTCTTCTTCCTGTTGGATTGATGCAAACATGGGCTTCTGTAGAACATGGATACTGGTATGCCAGAAGTTCTGAATTTTTACAAACAAACACTATGCAAACACTAAGATGGCTTAGAGTGTTTGGCGATTCAATTTTTGCACTTGGCGCACTTATTCTTGTTTACTTTATCTTTCAGTTATCAATTCAATTTAAGAAAAATAAAATGGAGAAATAA